A region from the Euwallacea similis isolate ESF13 chromosome 23, ESF131.1, whole genome shotgun sequence genome encodes:
- the hfw gene encoding protein halfway isoform X4, protein MYMRVWYQILYIITLIIKSTSSLLPPDDSSCSNQCFHQLPEVCPPPEDTCRCHLLPNCQKAAICCDVNHFTLTEGLACVNITSNNGIEALHIRNATFETFNLTSSQSVLRLIRYLTITDGNISRIEGEFAKHSRVSCLNLSSNHINAIEDRSLVTLYNLSVLDLSHNNLTEVPNIRKDSVSLDISNNTNLICSKLKNTLLIRPEIIFNNENDTFCITSKDFVWFQTAEILPFSQVKAVHELQKNCHHNCSCETYRLNLSQAKLPTIEVAMNCSGKKFRSLPVPLPVNTIYLDVSNNKITSIKELSDPSYQNLRNFIADNNRISSIQPLEGTKFISNFDTLSLQRNDIRVLETYVLDNIQFERNYNQRKVKLGFNKIHCDCNTMKLKVDMTEQTNRIFTVLKQIRPLNV, encoded by the exons atgtat ATGAGGGTGTggtatcaaattttatatattataacaCTTATCATTAAATCTACCTCATCACTTCTTCCTCCTGACGATAGTAGTTGCAGTAATCAGTGTTTCCATCAATTACCTGAAGTGTGTCCTCCTCCTGAAGACACATGTAGATGTCATTTACTGCCCAATTGCCAAAAAGCAGCTATCTGTTGTGATGTTAATCATTTCACCCTTACCGAAGGATTGGCTTGTGTTA atATCACCTCTAACAATGGCATCGAAGCTCTTCATATTCGCAATGCAACCTTTGAGACATTTAATCTAACTTCCTCTCAATCAGTACTACGATTGATTAGGTACTTGACAATCACAGATGGAAACATAAGCAGGATTGAAGGAGAATTTGCAAAACACAGTAGAGTCTCCTGTTTGAATCTGTCCTCAAATCATATTAATGCCATTGAAGATCGGTCTTTGGTGACTCTGTACAATTTAAGTGTTCTAGATTTATCTCATAATAATTTGACTGAGGTACCCAACATTCGAAAGGATAGTGTCAGTTTAGATATATCTA ATAATACAAATCTAATTTGTTCAAAGCTCAAAAATACCTTACTGATCCGTCCAGAAATAATCTTTAACAATGAAAATGATACATTCTGCATTACGTCTAAGGATTTTGTGTGGTTTCAAACAGCAGAGATTTTACCATTTTCGCAAGTAAAAGCGGTGCATGAG ttacaaaaaaactgcCATCACAATTGCTCCTGTGAAACATACCGATTGAATCTCTCTCAAGCAAAGTTACCAACTATTGAAGTGGCAATGAACTGTTCTGGCAAGAAGTTTCGCTCTCTGCCTGTACCGCTGCCTGTCAATACCATTTATTTGGACGTGAGCAACAATAAA ATAACGTCTATAAAGGAATTGAGTGATCCATCTTACcaaaatttgaggaattttattgCTGATAATAACAGAATTTCTTCAATTCAACCATTAGAAGGGACTAAATTTATAAGTAATTTTGATACTTTGAGTCTTCAACGCAACGACATTAGAGTG TTGGAAACGTACGTATTAGACAATATTCAATTTGAAAGGAACTACAATCAACGGAAAGTGAAACTGggtttcaataaaatacacTGCGATTGCAATACTATGAAACTCAAGGTAGACATGACAGAGCAAACAAATCGCATATTCACAGTTTTGAAGCAAATTCGACCtttaaatgtttga
- the LOC136416442 gene encoding uncharacterized protein isoform X2 — protein sequence MFGHHQDIQEEAKLDVMQRMWQSGRRNNSTTFFEEASGTEDILTISRQESFACSKALHQPEAVTKLDASTLNDLPAHYTICSVLPHQFPVCGVYIDKRIVPGFKYKVRPLPPIGKKSTTNKCLFKNKALMLQSIGRGFARRITFQPEDGKINSNDNYFYSDNRPDGYAFEMELISEGDKFTIFDINREAQGTVEVLSVEDDQLEISSSFTKQGIEKRANVKFTGKVEFYDVGVAKPMLLSGIAVAIKPKGKNFAEVVKVVNIYIKKQRLHLVPGIKNNYRRVTVRGRDINDVPTKYTMTGLEHYELPVVGTYVDPRIIPGFCYKVRPNNKKYHLFNGRALRLISIGMGYAKRLTFQPDSLNNPNNYLWSDNHPDGLGLEPRAVFKGMKFYVKAGGQIIGEATVFRDDNPQFEEKSQKVKIEFGQYAIVKHIHIDVMCHIQLSRPGGASSEKDSYMMRISGVAVVRKEHKAEAAKIVEIKNIGLDSQLYILFSQMHADIKFIPMETYTV from the exons ATGTTTGGGCATCACCAAGATATTCAAGAGGAAGCTAAACTTGATGTAATGCAGAGAATGTGGCAAAGTGGCAGACGCAACAACTCCACGACATTTTTTGAGGAAGCTAGCGGTACCGAggatattttaacaatttccaGACAG GAATCTTTTGCCTGTTCTAAGGCTCTCCATCAACCAGAAGCCGTTACAAAACTTGATGCCTCTACCCTTAATGATCTTCCTGCTCATTACACCATTTGTTCTGTGCTTCCCCATCAATTTCCAGTTTGTGGAGTGTACATCGACAAGCGTATCGTCCCCGGTTTCAAGTACAAAGTTCGACCGTTGCCTCCTATCGGCAAAAAGTCCACCACCAATAAATGCCTATTCAAAAATAAGGCCTTGATGCTGCAAAGCATTGGAAGGG GATTTGCTAGACGCATCACTTTTCAACCAGAAGATGGCAAAATAAACTCGAATGACAATTATTTCTACAGCGATAACAGACCCGACGGTTACGCTTTTGAAATGGAACTTATCTCTGAAGGAGACAAATTcactattttcgatataaacCGCGAAGCTCAAGGCACAGTCGAGGTCCTGAGTGTTGAG GATGATCAATTAGAAATTTCTAGCTCATTCACTAAACAGGGCATTGAAAAACGGgcaaatgtaaaatttacagGCAAGGTTGAGTTTTATGATGTAGGTGTTGCGAAACCTATGTTGCTGAGTGGCATTGCCGTGGCCATTAAACCAAAGGGAAAGAATTTCGCTGAGGTGGTCAAGGTGGTGAATATATATATTAAGAAGCAAAGATTGCATTTGGTGCCAGGAATTAAGAATAATTACAGAAGAGTTACTGTGAGAGGAAGAGATATTAACGATGTACCCACTAAATATACGATGACCGGGTTAGAGCATTATGAATTGCCAGTTGTGG gaaCATATGTTGATCCAAGAATTATCCCAGGATTCTGCTACAAAGTGAGACCAAATAACAAGAAGTATCACTTATTTAATGGAAGAGCATTGCGTCTTATCAGCATCGGCATGGGATATGcaaaa AGATTAACCTTTCAACCTGATTCCCTTAACAacccaaataattatttgtggTCTGATAACCATCCGGACGGCCTGGGTCTTGAACCCAGAGCTGTCTTTAAGGGCATGAAATTTTACGTGAAAGCCGGTGGACAAATAATAGGAGAAGCCACGGTCTTTCGGGACGACAACCCGCAGTTCGAAGAAAAAAGTCAGAAA GTGAAGATCGAATTTGGCCAATATGCCATAGTGAAACATATTCATATCGATGTCATGTGTCATATTCAATTGTCGCGACCTGGAGGTGCGTCCAGCGAAAAGGATTCGTACATGATGAGAATATCAGGTGTGGCCGTCGTCCGTAAGGAACACAAAGCCGAGGCTGCCAAAATAGTAGAAATCAAGAATATCGGTCTGGATTCCCAGCTGTATATCCTGTTTTCACAAATGCACGCAGACATTAAATTTATCCCTATGGAGACTTACACGGTATGA
- the hfw gene encoding protein halfway isoform X1 — translation MYMRVWYQILYIITLIIKSTSSLLPPDDSSCSNQCFHQLPEVCPPPEDTCRCHLLPNCQKAAICCDVNHFTLTEGLACVNITSNNGIEALHIRNATFETFNLTSSQSVLRLIRYLTITDGNISRIEGEFAKHSRVSCLNLSSNHINAIEDRSLVTLYNLSVLDLSHNNLTEVPNIRKDSVSLDISNNTNLICSKLKNTLLIRPEIIFNNENDTFCITSKDFVWFQTAEILPFSQVKAVHELQKNCHHNCSCETYRLNLSQAKLPTIEVAMNCSGKKFRSLPVPLPVNTIYLDVSNNKITSIKELSDPSYQNLRNFIADNNRISSIQPLEGTKFISNFDTLSLQRNDIRVLETYVLDNIQFERNYNQRKVKLGFNKIHCDCNTMKLKVWLLSKLSHIPDHDDIKCHNMNSKVIELDAAKMCQSPQDWTDFIYYIITAEVLLFVGLVAKVSYDYWVFKTAGYLPWPANKMPRLPCDWLCE, via the exons atgtat ATGAGGGTGTggtatcaaattttatatattataacaCTTATCATTAAATCTACCTCATCACTTCTTCCTCCTGACGATAGTAGTTGCAGTAATCAGTGTTTCCATCAATTACCTGAAGTGTGTCCTCCTCCTGAAGACACATGTAGATGTCATTTACTGCCCAATTGCCAAAAAGCAGCTATCTGTTGTGATGTTAATCATTTCACCCTTACCGAAGGATTGGCTTGTGTTA atATCACCTCTAACAATGGCATCGAAGCTCTTCATATTCGCAATGCAACCTTTGAGACATTTAATCTAACTTCCTCTCAATCAGTACTACGATTGATTAGGTACTTGACAATCACAGATGGAAACATAAGCAGGATTGAAGGAGAATTTGCAAAACACAGTAGAGTCTCCTGTTTGAATCTGTCCTCAAATCATATTAATGCCATTGAAGATCGGTCTTTGGTGACTCTGTACAATTTAAGTGTTCTAGATTTATCTCATAATAATTTGACTGAGGTACCCAACATTCGAAAGGATAGTGTCAGTTTAGATATATCTA ATAATACAAATCTAATTTGTTCAAAGCTCAAAAATACCTTACTGATCCGTCCAGAAATAATCTTTAACAATGAAAATGATACATTCTGCATTACGTCTAAGGATTTTGTGTGGTTTCAAACAGCAGAGATTTTACCATTTTCGCAAGTAAAAGCGGTGCATGAG ttacaaaaaaactgcCATCACAATTGCTCCTGTGAAACATACCGATTGAATCTCTCTCAAGCAAAGTTACCAACTATTGAAGTGGCAATGAACTGTTCTGGCAAGAAGTTTCGCTCTCTGCCTGTACCGCTGCCTGTCAATACCATTTATTTGGACGTGAGCAACAATAAA ATAACGTCTATAAAGGAATTGAGTGATCCATCTTACcaaaatttgaggaattttattgCTGATAATAACAGAATTTCTTCAATTCAACCATTAGAAGGGACTAAATTTATAAGTAATTTTGATACTTTGAGTCTTCAACGCAACGACATTAGAGTG TTGGAAACGTACGTATTAGACAATATTCAATTTGAAAGGAACTACAATCAACGGAAAGTGAAACTGggtttcaataaaatacacTGCGATTGCAATACTATGAAACTCAAG GTGTGGTTGTTATCGAAACTTAGTCATATTCCCGACCATGATGACATAAAATGTCATAACATGAATTCTAAAGTTATTGAATTAGACGCTGCTAAAATGTGTCAAAGTCCACAGGATTGGACTGATttcatttattacattataaCTGCGGAGGTTTTACTGTTTGTTG GTTTGGTGGCTAAGGTGTCCTATGACTATTGGGTGTTTAAAACTGCTGGATATCTACCGTGGCCTGCTAATAAAATGCCAAGACTACCCTGTGATTGGTTGTGCGAGTAA
- the hfw gene encoding protein halfway isoform X2 — protein sequence MMRVWYQILYIITLIIKSTSSLLPPDDSSCSNQCFHQLPEVCPPPEDTCRCHLLPNCQKAAICCDVNHFTLTEGLACVNITSNNGIEALHIRNATFETFNLTSSQSVLRLIRYLTITDGNISRIEGEFAKHSRVSCLNLSSNHINAIEDRSLVTLYNLSVLDLSHNNLTEVPNIRKDSVSLDISNNTNLICSKLKNTLLIRPEIIFNNENDTFCITSKDFVWFQTAEILPFSQVKAVHELQKNCHHNCSCETYRLNLSQAKLPTIEVAMNCSGKKFRSLPVPLPVNTIYLDVSNNKITSIKELSDPSYQNLRNFIADNNRISSIQPLEGTKFISNFDTLSLQRNDIRVLETYVLDNIQFERNYNQRKVKLGFNKIHCDCNTMKLKVWLLSKLSHIPDHDDIKCHNMNSKVIELDAAKMCQSPQDWTDFIYYIITAEVLLFVGLVAKVSYDYWVFKTAGYLPWPANKMPRLPCDWLCE from the exons ATG ATGAGGGTGTggtatcaaattttatatattataacaCTTATCATTAAATCTACCTCATCACTTCTTCCTCCTGACGATAGTAGTTGCAGTAATCAGTGTTTCCATCAATTACCTGAAGTGTGTCCTCCTCCTGAAGACACATGTAGATGTCATTTACTGCCCAATTGCCAAAAAGCAGCTATCTGTTGTGATGTTAATCATTTCACCCTTACCGAAGGATTGGCTTGTGTTA atATCACCTCTAACAATGGCATCGAAGCTCTTCATATTCGCAATGCAACCTTTGAGACATTTAATCTAACTTCCTCTCAATCAGTACTACGATTGATTAGGTACTTGACAATCACAGATGGAAACATAAGCAGGATTGAAGGAGAATTTGCAAAACACAGTAGAGTCTCCTGTTTGAATCTGTCCTCAAATCATATTAATGCCATTGAAGATCGGTCTTTGGTGACTCTGTACAATTTAAGTGTTCTAGATTTATCTCATAATAATTTGACTGAGGTACCCAACATTCGAAAGGATAGTGTCAGTTTAGATATATCTA ATAATACAAATCTAATTTGTTCAAAGCTCAAAAATACCTTACTGATCCGTCCAGAAATAATCTTTAACAATGAAAATGATACATTCTGCATTACGTCTAAGGATTTTGTGTGGTTTCAAACAGCAGAGATTTTACCATTTTCGCAAGTAAAAGCGGTGCATGAG ttacaaaaaaactgcCATCACAATTGCTCCTGTGAAACATACCGATTGAATCTCTCTCAAGCAAAGTTACCAACTATTGAAGTGGCAATGAACTGTTCTGGCAAGAAGTTTCGCTCTCTGCCTGTACCGCTGCCTGTCAATACCATTTATTTGGACGTGAGCAACAATAAA ATAACGTCTATAAAGGAATTGAGTGATCCATCTTACcaaaatttgaggaattttattgCTGATAATAACAGAATTTCTTCAATTCAACCATTAGAAGGGACTAAATTTATAAGTAATTTTGATACTTTGAGTCTTCAACGCAACGACATTAGAGTG TTGGAAACGTACGTATTAGACAATATTCAATTTGAAAGGAACTACAATCAACGGAAAGTGAAACTGggtttcaataaaatacacTGCGATTGCAATACTATGAAACTCAAG GTGTGGTTGTTATCGAAACTTAGTCATATTCCCGACCATGATGACATAAAATGTCATAACATGAATTCTAAAGTTATTGAATTAGACGCTGCTAAAATGTGTCAAAGTCCACAGGATTGGACTGATttcatttattacattataaCTGCGGAGGTTTTACTGTTTGTTG GTTTGGTGGCTAAGGTGTCCTATGACTATTGGGTGTTTAAAACTGCTGGATATCTACCGTGGCCTGCTAATAAAATGCCAAGACTACCCTGTGATTGGTTGTGCGAGTAA
- the LOC136416442 gene encoding uncharacterized protein isoform X1 — MFGHHQDIQEEAKLDVMQRMWQSGRRNNSTTFFEEASGTEDILTISRQNSNPWINVCVPPPQEKGCSDAESDNDFLDFQESFACSKALHQPEAVTKLDASTLNDLPAHYTICSVLPHQFPVCGVYIDKRIVPGFKYKVRPLPPIGKKSTTNKCLFKNKALMLQSIGRGFARRITFQPEDGKINSNDNYFYSDNRPDGYAFEMELISEGDKFTIFDINREAQGTVEVLSVEDDQLEISSSFTKQGIEKRANVKFTGKVEFYDVGVAKPMLLSGIAVAIKPKGKNFAEVVKVVNIYIKKQRLHLVPGIKNNYRRVTVRGRDINDVPTKYTMTGLEHYELPVVGTYVDPRIIPGFCYKVRPNNKKYHLFNGRALRLISIGMGYAKRLTFQPDSLNNPNNYLWSDNHPDGLGLEPRAVFKGMKFYVKAGGQIIGEATVFRDDNPQFEEKSQKVKIEFGQYAIVKHIHIDVMCHIQLSRPGGASSEKDSYMMRISGVAVVRKEHKAEAAKIVEIKNIGLDSQLYILFSQMHADIKFIPMETYTV, encoded by the exons ATGTTTGGGCATCACCAAGATATTCAAGAGGAAGCTAAACTTGATGTAATGCAGAGAATGTGGCAAAGTGGCAGACGCAACAACTCCACGACATTTTTTGAGGAAGCTAGCGGTACCGAggatattttaacaatttccaGACAG AATTCAAATCCATGGATTAATGTTTGCGTGCCACCACCTCAAGAAAAAGGATGCAGCGATGCGGAAAGTGACAACGATTTCCTCGATTTTCAG GAATCTTTTGCCTGTTCTAAGGCTCTCCATCAACCAGAAGCCGTTACAAAACTTGATGCCTCTACCCTTAATGATCTTCCTGCTCATTACACCATTTGTTCTGTGCTTCCCCATCAATTTCCAGTTTGTGGAGTGTACATCGACAAGCGTATCGTCCCCGGTTTCAAGTACAAAGTTCGACCGTTGCCTCCTATCGGCAAAAAGTCCACCACCAATAAATGCCTATTCAAAAATAAGGCCTTGATGCTGCAAAGCATTGGAAGGG GATTTGCTAGACGCATCACTTTTCAACCAGAAGATGGCAAAATAAACTCGAATGACAATTATTTCTACAGCGATAACAGACCCGACGGTTACGCTTTTGAAATGGAACTTATCTCTGAAGGAGACAAATTcactattttcgatataaacCGCGAAGCTCAAGGCACAGTCGAGGTCCTGAGTGTTGAG GATGATCAATTAGAAATTTCTAGCTCATTCACTAAACAGGGCATTGAAAAACGGgcaaatgtaaaatttacagGCAAGGTTGAGTTTTATGATGTAGGTGTTGCGAAACCTATGTTGCTGAGTGGCATTGCCGTGGCCATTAAACCAAAGGGAAAGAATTTCGCTGAGGTGGTCAAGGTGGTGAATATATATATTAAGAAGCAAAGATTGCATTTGGTGCCAGGAATTAAGAATAATTACAGAAGAGTTACTGTGAGAGGAAGAGATATTAACGATGTACCCACTAAATATACGATGACCGGGTTAGAGCATTATGAATTGCCAGTTGTGG gaaCATATGTTGATCCAAGAATTATCCCAGGATTCTGCTACAAAGTGAGACCAAATAACAAGAAGTATCACTTATTTAATGGAAGAGCATTGCGTCTTATCAGCATCGGCATGGGATATGcaaaa AGATTAACCTTTCAACCTGATTCCCTTAACAacccaaataattatttgtggTCTGATAACCATCCGGACGGCCTGGGTCTTGAACCCAGAGCTGTCTTTAAGGGCATGAAATTTTACGTGAAAGCCGGTGGACAAATAATAGGAGAAGCCACGGTCTTTCGGGACGACAACCCGCAGTTCGAAGAAAAAAGTCAGAAA GTGAAGATCGAATTTGGCCAATATGCCATAGTGAAACATATTCATATCGATGTCATGTGTCATATTCAATTGTCGCGACCTGGAGGTGCGTCCAGCGAAAAGGATTCGTACATGATGAGAATATCAGGTGTGGCCGTCGTCCGTAAGGAACACAAAGCCGAGGCTGCCAAAATAGTAGAAATCAAGAATATCGGTCTGGATTCCCAGCTGTATATCCTGTTTTCACAAATGCACGCAGACATTAAATTTATCCCTATGGAGACTTACACGGTATGA
- the hfw gene encoding protein halfway isoform X3 — translation MRVWYQILYIITLIIKSTSSLLPPDDSSCSNQCFHQLPEVCPPPEDTCRCHLLPNCQKAAICCDVNHFTLTEGLACVNITSNNGIEALHIRNATFETFNLTSSQSVLRLIRYLTITDGNISRIEGEFAKHSRVSCLNLSSNHINAIEDRSLVTLYNLSVLDLSHNNLTEVPNIRKDSVSLDISNNTNLICSKLKNTLLIRPEIIFNNENDTFCITSKDFVWFQTAEILPFSQVKAVHELQKNCHHNCSCETYRLNLSQAKLPTIEVAMNCSGKKFRSLPVPLPVNTIYLDVSNNKITSIKELSDPSYQNLRNFIADNNRISSIQPLEGTKFISNFDTLSLQRNDIRVLETYVLDNIQFERNYNQRKVKLGFNKIHCDCNTMKLKVWLLSKLSHIPDHDDIKCHNMNSKVIELDAAKMCQSPQDWTDFIYYIITAEVLLFVGLVAKVSYDYWVFKTAGYLPWPANKMPRLPCDWLCE, via the exons ATGAGGGTGTggtatcaaattttatatattataacaCTTATCATTAAATCTACCTCATCACTTCTTCCTCCTGACGATAGTAGTTGCAGTAATCAGTGTTTCCATCAATTACCTGAAGTGTGTCCTCCTCCTGAAGACACATGTAGATGTCATTTACTGCCCAATTGCCAAAAAGCAGCTATCTGTTGTGATGTTAATCATTTCACCCTTACCGAAGGATTGGCTTGTGTTA atATCACCTCTAACAATGGCATCGAAGCTCTTCATATTCGCAATGCAACCTTTGAGACATTTAATCTAACTTCCTCTCAATCAGTACTACGATTGATTAGGTACTTGACAATCACAGATGGAAACATAAGCAGGATTGAAGGAGAATTTGCAAAACACAGTAGAGTCTCCTGTTTGAATCTGTCCTCAAATCATATTAATGCCATTGAAGATCGGTCTTTGGTGACTCTGTACAATTTAAGTGTTCTAGATTTATCTCATAATAATTTGACTGAGGTACCCAACATTCGAAAGGATAGTGTCAGTTTAGATATATCTA ATAATACAAATCTAATTTGTTCAAAGCTCAAAAATACCTTACTGATCCGTCCAGAAATAATCTTTAACAATGAAAATGATACATTCTGCATTACGTCTAAGGATTTTGTGTGGTTTCAAACAGCAGAGATTTTACCATTTTCGCAAGTAAAAGCGGTGCATGAG ttacaaaaaaactgcCATCACAATTGCTCCTGTGAAACATACCGATTGAATCTCTCTCAAGCAAAGTTACCAACTATTGAAGTGGCAATGAACTGTTCTGGCAAGAAGTTTCGCTCTCTGCCTGTACCGCTGCCTGTCAATACCATTTATTTGGACGTGAGCAACAATAAA ATAACGTCTATAAAGGAATTGAGTGATCCATCTTACcaaaatttgaggaattttattgCTGATAATAACAGAATTTCTTCAATTCAACCATTAGAAGGGACTAAATTTATAAGTAATTTTGATACTTTGAGTCTTCAACGCAACGACATTAGAGTG TTGGAAACGTACGTATTAGACAATATTCAATTTGAAAGGAACTACAATCAACGGAAAGTGAAACTGggtttcaataaaatacacTGCGATTGCAATACTATGAAACTCAAG GTGTGGTTGTTATCGAAACTTAGTCATATTCCCGACCATGATGACATAAAATGTCATAACATGAATTCTAAAGTTATTGAATTAGACGCTGCTAAAATGTGTCAAAGTCCACAGGATTGGACTGATttcatttattacattataaCTGCGGAGGTTTTACTGTTTGTTG GTTTGGTGGCTAAGGTGTCCTATGACTATTGGGTGTTTAAAACTGCTGGATATCTACCGTGGCCTGCTAATAAAATGCCAAGACTACCCTGTGATTGGTTGTGCGAGTAA
- the Cyt-c1 gene encoding cytochrome c1, heme protein, mitochondrial, translating into MATRVGRIWGAGILKSNTTHCLRQINSFSTARELTTGKKALLGGLGILAGGAGVLIYTLDQSVRASDLELHPPKNPWSHNGWFSSLDHASIRRGYEVYKQVCAACHSLRFIAYRNLVGVSHTEEEAKAEAEEQMITDGPNEQGNMFQRPGKLSDYVPSPYPNEEAARTANNGAFPPDLSYIVLARHGGEDYIFSLLTGYYDAPAGINLRDGQYYNPYFPGGAISMAQALYNEAMEYSDGTPASASQLAKDVSTFLKWTSEPEFDDRKRMTIKAIGIFSILLALSYYAMKFKFSSIKTRKILFRPKEK; encoded by the exons ATGGCTACACGAGTGGGAAGAATTTGGGGTGCTGGGATATTAAAGTCCAATACAACACACTGCTTACGACAG ATAAACTCATTTTCAACTGCAAGAGAGCTAACCACAGGAAAGAAAGCA CTACTTGGTGGTTTGGGTATTCTTGCTGGAGGTGCAGGAGTTTTAATTTACACTTTAGATCAGTCTGTTAGGGCGTCAGATCTTGAGTTACACCCCCCAAAGAATCCCTGGAGTCATAATGGTTGGTTTAGCTCACTTGATCATGCCAG CATAAGGCGTGGCTATGAAGTCTATAAACAAGTATGTGCAGCTTGTCACTCTTTGAGATTCATTGCATATCGTAACTTAGTGGGTGTTAGCCACACTGAAGAAGAAGCCAAAGCTGAGGCCGAAGAACAAATGATTACTGATGGTCCTAATGAGCAAGGCAATATG tTCCAACGTCCTGGTAAACTATCCGATTATGTACCCAGTCCGTATCCCAATGAAGAAGCTGCTAGGACAGCAAACAATGGTGCCTTTCCACCAGATTTAAGTTATATTGTATTGGCGAGACATGGAG GAGAAGATTATATATTCTCCTTACTTACTGGGTACTACGATGCACCGGCGGGTATCAATTTAAGAGACGGACAGTATTATAATCCCTATTTCCCAGGAGGAGCCATTTCCATGGCCCAAGCCTTATATAATGAAGCAATGGAATATTCGGATGGAACGCCTGCTAGTGCTAGTCAGTTGGCCAAG GATGTCAGTACGTTCCTAAAATGGACGTCCGAACCAGAATTTGACGATCGTAAGAGAATGACCATCAAGGCCATTGGCATATTTTCCATTCTCCTTGCACTGAGCTATTATGCCATGAAATTCAAGTTCTCAAGCATCAAGACAAGGAAAATTCTGTTTAGGCCTAAGGAAAAGTAA